TGCTCATTGCAATGTGGGAATGATAGATGAAGCTTTAGACATTTTTAGGGAGATGGCTGAGAAGGGTATGAACCAGATTGCCTTTCATTCATGGAAGTTCTTCATGGTTTGTGCAAGGATAAGAGGAAAAATGAGGTTTAGGAGCTGCTTAAGGAGATGAACGGGAATGGTTTGACCACTGATGACAAGATGATAGTTGTTGTACATTGCAATGTGGGGATGGTCGATGAAGCtttagagattttgagggacATGGCTGAGAAGGGTGTGGAGCCAGATTGCCTTTCATAAAAGGCAGTTCTTTAGGGTTTGTGCAAGGATAAGAGGAAAGTTGAGGCTGATGAGCTGCTTAAGGAGACGAACGGGAAGAGTTTGGCCACTGATGACAATATGATAGTTCTTGCACATTGCAATGTGGGGATGGTCGATGAAGCTTCAGAGATTTTTAGGGACATGGCCGAGAAGGGTGTGAAGCCAGATTGCCTATCATTCAAGGCAGTTCTTCAGGAAAAATGAGGCTGATGAGCTGCTTAAGGAGATGAACGGGAAGGGTTTGGCCATTGATGACAATATGATAGTTCTTGCGCATTGCAATGTGGGGATGGTGGATGAAGCTTTAGATGTTTTTAGGGGCTTGGCTGAGAAGGATGTGGAGCCCGATTTGGTTCAATCAAGGCAGTTCATCAAGGTTTGTGCAAGGATAAGTGGAAAACTGAAGCTGAGGAGCTGATTAAGGAGATGAATGGGAAGGGTTTGGCCACTGATGACACTTTGGTGAGCCGAGCAGGTTGGCACACACTCCCAACTTGAAGGTGTCTTTAGTACAACTCTTGGCTGCCGGAGTCGGGAACGGGTTAGATGTGCAAGTGAAGCACCCACTTGTCACGAGATACCTAACCCAGACAAGACTCAATCAATCGCTGACCAGCTTGAATCATGAAGCATGTTTCACTCTTTGCCTCAATCCTTAAGACTTTTTACCACAGTGTTCAATCAGAATCATCATCGAGCAGGGCAACTAGGTTCTTGAAGCCAAATCGAGTTTATGCCACTCTTCAAGAGTTTTTCTCCAAACAAAAGACGTCAGAAGCTGAGAAGGTTCTTGGGGGCATGAATAAGGATGGTTCAGCCCCTGATGAAAAGGTTTAGAAGTCTTTGTTTCAGCTGTTCAGGGATCAGTTGCGGTACGGTGAAGGTCACAAGATTTTGAGGGACAAGGTTGGTGTTCGGTTTTCACCCTTTTTTGCTACATATAATATGATAGTTCTTGCATATTGCAATGTGGGGATGGTGGATGAAGCTTTAGATATTTTGAAGGGCATGGCGGAGAACGATGGAGCCATATTTGGTTTCTGTCAAGGCTGTTCTTCAGGGTTTGTGCACGGATAAGAGGAAAACTGAAGCTGAGGGGCTGCTTAAGGAGATGAACGGGAAGGGTTTGACCACTGATGACAATATGATAGTTCTTGCTTGGAATTTGGGGATGGTAGATGAAGATTGAGAGATTTTGAGCGACATGTCTGAGAAGGGTGTGGCGCCAGATTGCCTTTCATTCAAGGCAAATCTTCAGGGTTTGTGCAAGGATAAGAGGGAAACTGAGTCTGAGGAGCTTCTTAAGGAGATGAATGGGAAGGGTTTGGCCACTGATAACAATATGATAGTTCTTGCACATTGCTATGTGGGGATTGTAGAGGAAGCtttagagattttgagggacATGGCTGAGAAGGGAGTGGAGCCAGATTGCTTTTCATTCAAGGCAGTTCTTCAGGGTTTATGCAAGTATAAAAGGAAAATTGAGGCTGAGGAGCTGCTTAAGGAGATGAACGGGAAGGGTTTGGCAACTGGTGACAATATGACAGTTCTTGCACAATAAAATGTGGGGATGGTAGATAAAGCTTTAGAGATTTTGAGGGGCAGGAGTGAGAAGGGTGTGGAGCGTAAAAGGGTGTGGAGAGTAATTTGGTTTTAGTCATGGAAATTCTTAAGGGTTTGTGCAAGGATAAGTGACAAAGTGAGGCTGAGGAGCTACTTAAGGTAATGAGCGGGAAG
This portion of the Lotus japonicus ecotype B-129 chromosome 3, LjGifu_v1.2 genome encodes:
- the LOC130744075 gene encoding pentatricopeptide repeat-containing protein At5g39710-like, producing the protein MCKDKRKTEAEGMLKETNEKGLATDDNMIVLAHCNVRMVDEALETLRGMAEKGEEPDLVSIKAVLQVLCKDKRKTETEELLKEMNRKGLATDDNMIVLAHCNVGMIDEALDIFREMAEKGMNQIAFHSWKFFMDKRKVEADELLKETNGKSLATDDNMIVLAHCNVGMVDEASEIFRDMAEKGVKPDCLSFKAVLQEK
- the LOC130744076 gene encoding pentatricopeptide repeat-containing protein At2g37230-like, whose product is MSEKGVAPDCLSFKANLQGLCKDKRETESEELLKEMNGKGLATDNNMIVLAHCYVGIVEEALEILRDMAEKGVEPDCFSFKAVLQGLCKYKRKIEAEELLKEMNGKGLATGDNMTVLAQ